A region from the Triticum aestivum cultivar Chinese Spring chromosome 3D, IWGSC CS RefSeq v2.1, whole genome shotgun sequence genome encodes:
- the LOC123075803 gene encoding polygalacturonase isoform X1, producing MRRMSGHRLSLLLVVLTALVALTTAAEYNVVDYGARPDGGTDSAGAFLAAWGAACNDTGRSGSRPVLRVPAGNFLVSRAYFKGPCRSAGVDVVIDNNSTVFAPPAVDSRAWIMFHHADGLAIRGGTLDGQGQEYWACKKAGRCTAGQGPRTLDISQSKGVSVKQLTLLDSKEFHMTIFDCTGMTVQGVRIIAPADSPNTDGIHASHSHHVRILNTTIGTGDDCISLGPGTSDMLIRDIKCGPGHGISIGSLGWQDGEEGVRNVTVDRAVLKGTTNGLRIKTWAMPNSGSVTNVSFSRVTMNRVGNPILVDQNYCPRKVDCPELGGADQRPVVHGHQGLVGDARGGEVQLQRHQPLQRDQAQEHQAEVPAPAAGAGQVPKRRRVRVRRGHTAELLLTIGVLLA from the exons ATGCGGAGGATGAGCGGTCATAGGCTCTCGCTGCTGTTGGTGGTGTTGACGGCACTGGTGGCGTTGACGACGGCGGCAGAGTACAATGTGGTGGACTACGGCGCGAGGCCCGACGGCGGGACAGACTCGGCGGGGGCGTTCCTGGCCGCGTGGGGTGCAGCATGCAATGACACGGGGCGCTCCGGCTCCCGGCCGGTGCTCCGCGTGCCGGCGGGCAACTTCCTAGTCAGCCGGGCCTACTTCAAGGGGCCCTGCCGGAGCGCCGGCGTGGACGTGGTCATTGACAACAATAGCACCGTCTTCGCGCCGCCGGCAGTGGATAGCAGGGCGTGGATCATGTTCCACCATGCCGACGGCCTGGCGATCCGTGGTGGGACGCTGGACGGGCAGGGGCAGGAGTACTGGGCGTGCAAGAAGGCCGGCAGGTGCACCGCCGGGCAAGGCCCCAGG ACGCTCGACATTAGCCAGTCCAAGGGCGTGAGCGTGAAGCAGCTGACGTTGCTCGACAGCAAGGAATTCCACATGACCATCTTCGACTGCACCGGCATGACGGTCCAAGGCGTCCGGATCATCGCGCCGGCCGACAGCCCCAACACCGACGGCATCCACGCTAGCCACTCCCACCACGTGAGGATCCTCAACACCACCATCGGCACCGGCGACGACTGCATCTCCTTGGGGCCTGGCACCTCCGACATGCTCATCAGGGACATCAAGTGCGGTCCGGGCCACGGCATCAG catcgGGAGCCTGGGATGGCAGGACGGTGAGGAGGGGGTGAGGAACGTGACCGTGGACAGGGCGGTGCTGAAGGGCACGACCAACGGCCTGCGGATCAAGACGTGGGCGATGCCCAACTCCGGCTCCGTCACAAACGTCTCCTTCTCACGGGTCACCATGAACCGCGTTGGCAACCCCATCCTCGTCGACCAGAACTACTGCCCCCGCAAGGTCGACTGCCCGG AGCTCGGGGGTGCAGATCAGCGACCTGTCGTACACGGACATCAAGGGCTCGTCGGCGACGCCCGTGGCGGTGAAGTTCAACTGCAGCGGCACCAACCCCTGCAGCGGGATCAAGCTCAAGAACATCAGGCTGAGGTACCGGCACCAGCGGCCGGCGCAGGCCAAGTGCCAAAACGCCGTCGGGTCCGTGTCCGGAGAGGTCACACCGCCGAGCTGCTTCTGACGATCGGAGTTCTCTTAGCTTGA
- the LOC123075803 gene encoding polygalacturonase isoform X2 — protein MRRMSGHRLSLLLVVLTALVALTTAAEYNVVDYGARPDGGTDSAGAFLAAWGAACNDTGRSGSRPVLRVPAGNFLVSRAYFKGPCRSAGVDVVIDNNSTVFAPPAVDSRAWIMFHHADGLAIRGGTLDGQGQEYWACKKAGRCTAGQGPRTLDISQSKGVSVKQLTLLDSKEFHMTIFDCTGMTVQGVRIIAPADSPNTDGIHASHSHHVRILNTTIGTGDDCISLGPGTSDMLIRDIKCGPGHGISIGSLGWQDGEEGVRNVTVDRAVLKGTTNGLRIKTWAMPNSGSVTNVSFSRVTMNRVGNPILVDQNYCPRKVDCPGNSSGVQISDLSYTDIKGSSATPVAVKFNCSGTNPCSGIKLKNIRLRYRHQRPAQAKCQNAVGSVSGEVTPPSCF, from the exons ATGCGGAGGATGAGCGGTCATAGGCTCTCGCTGCTGTTGGTGGTGTTGACGGCACTGGTGGCGTTGACGACGGCGGCAGAGTACAATGTGGTGGACTACGGCGCGAGGCCCGACGGCGGGACAGACTCGGCGGGGGCGTTCCTGGCCGCGTGGGGTGCAGCATGCAATGACACGGGGCGCTCCGGCTCCCGGCCGGTGCTCCGCGTGCCGGCGGGCAACTTCCTAGTCAGCCGGGCCTACTTCAAGGGGCCCTGCCGGAGCGCCGGCGTGGACGTGGTCATTGACAACAATAGCACCGTCTTCGCGCCGCCGGCAGTGGATAGCAGGGCGTGGATCATGTTCCACCATGCCGACGGCCTGGCGATCCGTGGTGGGACGCTGGACGGGCAGGGGCAGGAGTACTGGGCGTGCAAGAAGGCCGGCAGGTGCACCGCCGGGCAAGGCCCCAGG ACGCTCGACATTAGCCAGTCCAAGGGCGTGAGCGTGAAGCAGCTGACGTTGCTCGACAGCAAGGAATTCCACATGACCATCTTCGACTGCACCGGCATGACGGTCCAAGGCGTCCGGATCATCGCGCCGGCCGACAGCCCCAACACCGACGGCATCCACGCTAGCCACTCCCACCACGTGAGGATCCTCAACACCACCATCGGCACCGGCGACGACTGCATCTCCTTGGGGCCTGGCACCTCCGACATGCTCATCAGGGACATCAAGTGCGGTCCGGGCCACGGCATCAG catcgGGAGCCTGGGATGGCAGGACGGTGAGGAGGGGGTGAGGAACGTGACCGTGGACAGGGCGGTGCTGAAGGGCACGACCAACGGCCTGCGGATCAAGACGTGGGCGATGCCCAACTCCGGCTCCGTCACAAACGTCTCCTTCTCACGGGTCACCATGAACCGCGTTGGCAACCCCATCCTCGTCGACCAGAACTACTGCCCCCGCAAGGTCGACTGCCCGGGTAAT AGCTCGGGGGTGCAGATCAGCGACCTGTCGTACACGGACATCAAGGGCTCGTCGGCGACGCCCGTGGCGGTGAAGTTCAACTGCAGCGGCACCAACCCCTGCAGCGGGATCAAGCTCAAGAACATCAGGCTGAGGTACCGGCACCAGCGGCCGGCGCAGGCCAAGTGCCAAAACGCCGTCGGGTCCGTGTCCGGAGAGGTCACACCGCCGAGCTGCTTCTGA